A DNA window from Actinomadura coerulea contains the following coding sequences:
- a CDS encoding DsrE family protein, with amino-acid sequence MARPLVIKVTAGADAPERCNQAFTVAAAAAASGVPVSLWLTGESAWFALPGRAAGFSLPHATSLDDLLGVVLAAGRVTLCTQCAARREIGPDDVLPGIRIAGAPTFVEEITLPDVQALVY; translated from the coding sequence ATGGCAAGACCACTGGTCATCAAGGTGACGGCTGGCGCGGACGCCCCCGAGCGGTGCAACCAGGCGTTCACGGTCGCGGCGGCCGCCGCGGCGAGCGGGGTCCCGGTCTCCCTGTGGCTGACCGGGGAGTCCGCGTGGTTCGCGCTGCCGGGGCGGGCCGCCGGGTTCTCACTCCCCCACGCCACTTCCCTGGACGACCTTCTCGGCGTCGTCCTCGCCGCGGGCCGCGTCACGCTCTGCACCCAGTGCGCCGCCCGCCGCGAGATCGGCCCGGACGACGTGCTGCCCGGCATCCGCATCGCCGGCGCCCCGACCTTCGTCGAAGAGATCACCCTTCCCGACGTCCAGGCCCTCGTGTACTGA